The following proteins are co-located in the Actinomycetota bacterium genome:
- a CDS encoding HAD family phosphatase — translation MPADGTFRALLVDYGGVMTSSMGRVFAAFCLEAGVDPSVLKDLIGDAYGGGDPGGVMARMERGEIPLEKFEQWMADALSEGLERPLDWEGLKDRMNAGMVPDAMMMEAVRRARTSGIRTALVSNSWGGGAYQRERFPELYDQVVISGEVGARKPEPPIYLLTAERLRVAAEQCVFVDDLLQNVEGARAVGMEGIVHRSAEFTVPKLEALFGVALSQLGPTGNDSVPSAR, via the coding sequence ATGCCGGCTGACGGGACGTTCCGGGCCCTGCTGGTCGACTACGGCGGGGTGATGACCTCGTCGATGGGCCGCGTGTTCGCGGCCTTCTGCCTGGAGGCCGGGGTCGACCCGAGCGTGTTGAAGGACCTGATCGGGGACGCCTACGGCGGTGGGGATCCGGGGGGCGTCATGGCCCGAATGGAGCGGGGCGAGATCCCGCTCGAGAAGTTCGAGCAGTGGATGGCGGACGCGCTCTCCGAGGGCCTGGAGCGCCCGCTCGACTGGGAGGGCCTGAAGGACCGGATGAACGCGGGGATGGTGCCGGACGCCATGATGATGGAGGCGGTCCGCCGGGCCCGGACCTCCGGGATCCGCACTGCGCTGGTGTCGAACAGCTGGGGAGGCGGCGCGTACCAGCGCGAGCGGTTCCCGGAGCTGTACGACCAGGTGGTCATCTCCGGCGAGGTGGGCGCCCGAAAGCCCGAGCCCCCCATCTACCTCCTGACCGCGGAACGACTGCGCGTGGCCGCCGAGCAGTGCGTGTTCGTGGACGACCTCCTCCAGAACGTGGAGGGCGCCAGGGCCGTCGGGATGGAGGGCATCGTGCACCGCAGCGCCGAGTTCACCGTCCCGAAGCTGGAGGCGCTGTTCGGCGTCGCACTCTCCCAACTAGGGCCCACCGGAAACGACAGCGTCCCCTCCGCGAGATGA